From Synechococcus sp. MW101C3, a single genomic window includes:
- a CDS encoding J domain-containing protein → MTLPTARIAQFKQLQREWGFSTHGQAMEHLLELLLPESPDQEAEQDDGDDQEHEVLLERGALVLASSGESTQLVLTTEDGLTEFGLDLTRDSEEVSSETRKQPRTLPGPHKGRETAATGSGGSGSRGMGGGIDLPGFVQQRSARLRQSLHPQPSTPTRPNDPFPEISEHDLSAALTAATAHWVGLYGTAANDAVLEAAMVWLGQEIWPQSDQAEGRPFTWSALEHWIVGCAPSWPAGPPSFERVMVGAGLLEDPFSPATLSLRLPTLIRRFVHRFRRRRQGTSFQTLEHTMTLQGALKVLEIPFEVGERLTLKRIREAYREQAQRHHPDSGGSADTMRRLNEAYQLLKELYRKSS, encoded by the coding sequence ATGACGCTGCCGACCGCAAGGATCGCGCAGTTCAAGCAACTCCAGCGCGAATGGGGCTTCTCCACCCACGGGCAGGCCATGGAGCACCTGCTGGAGTTACTGCTGCCTGAATCCCCCGACCAGGAGGCGGAGCAGGACGACGGCGACGATCAAGAACATGAGGTGCTGCTTGAACGGGGAGCTCTGGTGCTGGCGTCCAGCGGCGAAAGCACGCAACTCGTGCTCACTACCGAGGACGGTCTCACCGAATTCGGGTTAGACCTGACACGAGACTCAGAAGAGGTCTCAAGTGAGACCCGCAAACAGCCTCGAACACTGCCGGGTCCGCACAAGGGGCGGGAGACGGCCGCAACTGGCAGCGGCGGATCCGGAAGCCGAGGCATGGGAGGTGGCATCGATCTGCCTGGATTCGTGCAGCAACGGTCGGCACGGCTGCGCCAGAGCCTCCACCCGCAGCCGAGCACGCCAACACGGCCCAATGATCCTTTTCCAGAAATCTCTGAGCACGATCTGAGCGCCGCCCTCACTGCCGCCACAGCCCACTGGGTGGGCCTGTACGGCACGGCCGCCAACGACGCTGTCCTGGAAGCGGCGATGGTATGGCTGGGCCAGGAGATCTGGCCCCAGTCCGACCAGGCGGAAGGGCGACCTTTCACGTGGTCGGCGCTGGAACACTGGATCGTGGGCTGTGCTCCGAGCTGGCCGGCTGGCCCGCCCAGCTTCGAGCGGGTGATGGTGGGCGCCGGGCTGCTGGAGGATCCGTTCAGCCCGGCCACGTTGAGCCTGCGACTGCCCACCTTGATCAGGCGCTTCGTGCATCGCTTCCGCCGCCGCCGGCAGGGCACCTCCTTCCAGACGCTGGAGCACACGATGACGCTGCAGGGAGCCCTCAAGGTGCTGGAGATTCCCTTCGAGGTCGGCGAACGGCTCACGTTGAAACGGATCCGCGAGGCCTATCGGGAGCAGGCCCAACGGCACCACCCCGATTCCGGCGGCAGCGCCGACACGATGCGCCGCCTGAATGAGGCCTACCAACTGCTCAAGGAGCTTTATCGCAAATCCAGCTGA
- the rpsR gene encoding 30S ribosomal protein S18: MSSSFFKKRLSPIKPGDPIDYKDVDLLKKFITERGKILPRRLTGLTAQQQRDLTNSVKRARILALLPFVNPEG; encoded by the coding sequence ATGTCCAGCTCCTTCTTCAAGAAGCGTCTTTCGCCGATCAAACCCGGCGATCCGATCGACTACAAAGACGTTGATCTGCTCAAGAAGTTCATCACCGAACGCGGCAAGATCCTGCCCCGCCGGCTCACCGGGCTCACCGCCCAGCAGCAACGCGACCTCACCAATTCCGTGAAGCGCGCCCGCATCCTGGCGCTGCTTCCCTTCGTGAACCCAGAGGGCTGA
- the apcD gene encoding allophycocyanin subunit alpha-B, producing MSVVRDLILQADDQLRYPSGGELRSMAEYLSGGNQRIRVARVLTENEKKIVNEAARQLFLRKPEYVAQGGNAYGQRQRAQCLRDFSWYLRLVTYGVLAGSTEKIQDIGLIGAREMYNSLGVPMAGMVESMRTLKEASLALLATEDAVMAGPYFDFLIQGMQTPG from the coding sequence ATGAGCGTCGTCAGGGACCTGATCCTGCAAGCCGATGATCAGTTGCGCTACCCCAGCGGCGGTGAATTGCGCTCCATGGCGGAGTACCTCTCCGGCGGAAACCAGCGCATTCGTGTCGCCCGCGTGCTCACGGAAAACGAGAAAAAGATCGTCAATGAGGCGGCGCGGCAGCTGTTTCTGCGCAAGCCCGAATACGTGGCCCAGGGCGGCAATGCCTATGGCCAGCGCCAAAGGGCCCAGTGCCTGCGCGATTTCAGCTGGTACCTCCGCCTGGTCACCTACGGCGTGCTTGCCGGCAGCACCGAAAAGATCCAGGACATCGGCCTGATCGGAGCCCGCGAGATGTACAACAGCCTCGGGGTGCCCATGGCGGGCATGGTCGAAAGCATGCGCACACTCAAGGAGGCGTCACTGGCGCTGCTTGCCACCGAGGATGCCGTCATGGCTGGCCCCTACTTCGACTTCCTGATCCAGGGGATGCAGACGCCCGGCTGA
- a CDS encoding RNB domain-containing ribonuclease, whose amino-acid sequence MAFQPGDLVGLNGTRGPELAVIDTLSGSKAALRVGFEARPQQVPLRELDPLVSLPGTFNPPASMVAPPWGLTAELLQQQRPSSRDLGAAWLLLSEPASPAASGASSHGAPPAAMPLEELVALVAPADTPAARAACWLVLQHQEQHFFRWRHGAVQPRTLRDLRQLRRERHLERLSRLREQRWQALLQQRQPLDPSSLDAQARAQLDHLLALAGGDTTTPLPVALRQALHGAHCSAEPRAVRRLLVDLGQWEPHALPSLQRTVWEQGFVPELLAEAERLIAAAADPQPGDDQRRDLTTLRTYTLDDPDTLEIDDALSLEQLGDGRQRLWVHIADPGRLVPPESPLDLEARRRASSLYLADRVVPMFPFPLATGPFSLRQGHRCAAWSTAIELDDEGAVAAVEIVRSWVLPTYRLSYADGDALIELAPKEEPDLASIDALLERRRRWRVGQGALQMEQPEGRIRAVDGQTSVEITDPSPARALVAEAMILNGAVIAAYGVSEGLALPYRGQPSAELPPAAQLEALPPGPVRHMALRRCLTRGVTGVQPCHHFSLGLSAYVQATSPIRRYADLVVQRQLAAHHQHQPPLDGTDLGALLDQLDPPLREGVQISREDQRHWQQVWFEQHPQERLEGVFLRWLREQDRLGLVHLEALALDVAARCPAAAEPGTTLTVHVQMVDSLSDLLRLEAR is encoded by the coding sequence TTGGCGTTTCAGCCCGGCGACCTGGTCGGTCTGAACGGCACCAGAGGGCCTGAGCTTGCCGTCATCGACACCCTGTCCGGCAGCAAAGCGGCCCTGCGGGTCGGCTTTGAGGCCAGACCCCAACAGGTGCCGTTGCGTGAGCTTGATCCCCTGGTGTCGTTGCCAGGCACCTTCAACCCGCCCGCCTCTATGGTCGCCCCCCCCTGGGGGCTCACAGCGGAGCTGCTGCAACAGCAACGGCCCTCCAGCCGTGATCTCGGCGCCGCTTGGCTGCTGCTCAGTGAGCCGGCGTCGCCTGCCGCCTCCGGGGCTTCTTCCCATGGCGCACCTCCTGCTGCCATGCCACTGGAGGAGCTCGTGGCCCTGGTGGCCCCTGCCGACACACCGGCGGCTCGAGCCGCCTGCTGGTTGGTCCTGCAGCACCAGGAGCAGCACTTTTTTCGCTGGCGCCACGGCGCGGTTCAGCCCCGCACGCTGCGGGATCTCCGCCAGCTGCGCCGGGAGCGTCACCTCGAACGCCTGAGCCGGCTGCGCGAACAGCGCTGGCAAGCCTTGCTGCAGCAACGTCAGCCGCTCGATCCGAGCAGCCTCGACGCCCAGGCCCGTGCCCAGCTCGACCACCTGCTGGCCCTGGCCGGCGGGGATACCACCACGCCGTTGCCGGTGGCCCTGCGCCAGGCCTTGCACGGCGCCCACTGCAGTGCGGAGCCGAGGGCGGTGCGACGCCTGCTGGTGGATCTGGGCCAGTGGGAGCCCCACGCACTTCCCTCGCTGCAGCGCACCGTGTGGGAACAGGGCTTCGTGCCCGAGCTGCTGGCCGAGGCCGAGCGGTTGATCGCGGCCGCCGCTGACCCGCAACCCGGCGACGACCAGCGCCGCGACCTCACCACCCTGCGCACCTACACCCTCGACGATCCCGACACCCTGGAGATCGACGACGCCCTCTCCCTGGAGCAGCTGGGCGATGGCCGTCAGCGTCTGTGGGTGCACATCGCCGATCCTGGGCGGCTGGTGCCACCGGAGTCGCCCCTGGATCTGGAGGCACGACGCCGCGCCTCCAGCCTCTACCTGGCCGACCGGGTGGTGCCGATGTTTCCCTTTCCTCTGGCCACCGGCCCCTTCAGCCTGCGCCAGGGTCACCGTTGTGCCGCCTGGAGCACCGCGATCGAGCTGGATGACGAAGGTGCAGTGGCTGCCGTGGAGATTGTGCGCAGCTGGGTGCTGCCCACCTATCGCCTCTCCTACGCCGACGGCGATGCCCTGATCGAACTGGCTCCAAAGGAAGAACCGGATCTGGCCAGCATCGACGCCCTGCTGGAGCGCCGTCGCCGCTGGCGTGTGGGCCAGGGTGCCCTGCAGATGGAGCAACCGGAGGGCCGCATCCGCGCGGTGGACGGGCAGACAAGCGTGGAGATCACCGACCCGAGCCCGGCCCGGGCGCTGGTGGCCGAAGCGATGATCCTCAACGGCGCCGTGATCGCCGCCTATGGCGTGAGCGAGGGTCTGGCCCTTCCTTACCGGGGCCAGCCCAGCGCCGAGCTGCCGCCCGCTGCCCAGCTGGAGGCCCTGCCCCCTGGTCCGGTGCGACACATGGCCCTGCGCCGCTGCCTCACCCGAGGTGTCACCGGTGTGCAGCCCTGCCATCACTTCAGCCTCGGGCTGAGCGCCTACGTGCAGGCCACCTCACCGATCCGTCGCTACGCCGATCTGGTGGTGCAACGCCAGCTGGCGGCCCATCATCAGCACCAGCCGCCCCTGGATGGAACCGACCTCGGCGCCCTGCTCGATCAACTCGATCCGCCGCTGCGGGAGGGGGTGCAGATCAGCCGCGAAGACCAGCGCCACTGGCAGCAGGTGTGGTTTGAGCAGCACCCCCAGGAACGTCTGGAGGGGGTGTTCCTGCGTTGGCTGCGGGAGCAGGACCGGCTGGGCCTCGTGCATCTCGAAGCGCTGGCGCTGGACGTGGCTGCCCGCTGCCCCGCCGCCGCCGAACCTGGCACCACCCTCACCGTGCACGTGCAGATGGTGGATTCGCTGTCGGATCTGCTGCGCCTCGAGGCGCGCTGA
- a CDS encoding sigma-70 family RNA polymerase sigma factor encodes MRQRNQRVEAYRELVRPIALHYAALCREGADDLIQVGLLGLIRAAERFEPCTGTPFSAFARQHVRGAILHYLRDQAPPIRLPRRQQELQDRMRQFTRDWQTRFGQSPSEAELRSGLELSVGQWCTFERLERLRRLAPLEASMEGLAADHDDDDCVDGGTAQAMALLTQLENRQRQVVEQVVLEGRSLREAARRLQLSPMTVHRALHKGLERLRQELDRGLQQVVTPPAVPHHAASASPGC; translated from the coding sequence GTGCGACAACGCAACCAGCGGGTGGAGGCCTACAGGGAGCTGGTACGGCCGATCGCTCTCCACTACGCCGCCCTTTGTCGGGAAGGGGCGGACGATCTGATCCAGGTGGGCCTGCTGGGCCTGATCCGCGCCGCGGAGCGGTTCGAACCGTGCACCGGAACGCCGTTTTCCGCCTTTGCTCGCCAGCACGTCCGGGGCGCGATCCTGCACTACCTGCGGGATCAGGCCCCGCCCATCCGGCTGCCGCGGCGTCAGCAGGAGCTTCAGGACCGGATGCGGCAGTTCACCCGTGACTGGCAGACGCGATTCGGGCAGAGCCCGAGTGAGGCCGAACTGCGCAGCGGCCTGGAGCTGTCCGTGGGCCAATGGTGCACGTTCGAGCGGCTGGAGCGGCTGCGCCGCCTGGCACCGCTCGAAGCCTCGATGGAGGGCCTTGCGGCAGACCATGACGACGACGACTGCGTCGATGGCGGAACCGCCCAGGCAATGGCCCTGCTGACGCAGCTGGAGAACCGGCAGCGTCAAGTGGTGGAGCAGGTGGTGCTGGAGGGGCGGAGCCTGCGGGAGGCGGCCCGCCGGCTTCAGCTCAGCCCGATGACCGTGCACAGGGCCCTGCACAAAGGTCTGGAGCGGCTCAGGCAGGAACTGGACCGCGGCCTTCAGCAGGTGGTTACTCCGCCGGCTGTACCCCATCACGCTGCATCTGCTTCTCCAGGGTGCTGA
- the pheT gene encoding phenylalanine--tRNA ligase subunit beta codes for MQVSLQWLRELVACSMPAAELAERLSMAGFEVDAIEDLAARAAGVVVGFVEERSPHPNADKLSVCRVRFSAAPGDDLLQIVCGAPNVRAGIHVPVAMVGAHLPAVDLTIKPAELRGVASSGMICSLRELGLPESSDGIAVLDDLLSDVPPLGTPVGPSLGLDDQVLELAITANRPDGLSMQGIAREVAALTGAALTLTAPAPQVSAVPLPVAAADAAAIEAGGLYSLTAITGVKVGPSPDWLQQRLERAGLRAINNVVDVTNLVMLEFGQPLHAFDSERLALLGPAGSVSADPGAIGVRQAGDGEAFEALDGSSHRLTPEALLITYANQPVALAGVIGGSNASVHPGTGAIWLEAAVFAPQAVRRSARSVGLRTDASHRFEKGLPREVTLAAADRAAALLVELAGGEIQGRWLHQAPVDPRPPLALRRDALHQLLGPVLVDGVADDLADERITATLEALGCQLEDSEEGWWVTVPPSRAMDLQREVDLIEEVARLVGYDHFATHLPDPICPGGLEPAQKAERLLRRALCAAGLQECCSLSLGPAHAPVSRGIGLTTAERVALANPLLAEYGHLRDSLIDDLLLAARRNLQASQPGFWAFEIGHVFRANGDAADTDAISEAKLAGVICGERRSELWSSAGKPRPLGYYEARGVLQQALGQLSLTCDDRPLQGHALLHPGRAAELVLEGRAVGWFAQLHPAQAEALDLPEATHLFELSLEPLLRAATRSNRWQPSFSPYPTVPASERDLAVVIPASVTAAQLLTVMRKAGRPLLESAELIDRYAGSQVAEGAASQAFRLRYRDARRTLTEAEVEQAHAAVRQAVEKQFDAQLRA; via the coding sequence ATGCAGGTCTCGCTCCAATGGCTGCGGGAGCTGGTGGCCTGCTCCATGCCCGCCGCTGAACTGGCCGAACGTCTATCGATGGCCGGCTTTGAAGTCGATGCGATCGAGGATCTTGCTGCCCGCGCCGCCGGCGTGGTGGTGGGCTTCGTGGAGGAGCGCAGCCCCCATCCCAACGCCGACAAACTCAGCGTCTGCCGGGTGCGTTTCTCGGCCGCTCCAGGCGACGACCTGCTGCAGATCGTCTGCGGCGCCCCCAATGTGCGGGCCGGAATCCATGTGCCCGTGGCGATGGTGGGCGCCCACCTGCCGGCGGTGGATCTCACCATCAAACCCGCCGAACTGCGTGGCGTGGCCAGCAGCGGCATGATCTGCTCGCTGCGGGAGCTGGGACTGCCCGAAAGCAGCGATGGCATCGCCGTGCTCGACGATTTGCTCAGCGACGTGCCGCCCCTGGGCACCCCGGTGGGACCCAGCCTCGGACTTGACGATCAGGTGCTGGAACTGGCGATCACCGCCAACCGCCCCGATGGGCTTTCGATGCAGGGCATCGCCCGCGAGGTGGCGGCCCTCACCGGCGCAGCGCTCACGCTCACAGCGCCGGCTCCGCAGGTCTCCGCCGTGCCGTTGCCGGTGGCGGCTGCTGACGCCGCCGCGATCGAAGCCGGTGGTCTCTACAGCCTCACGGCCATCACCGGCGTGAAGGTCGGCCCTTCGCCGGACTGGCTGCAGCAGCGCCTGGAGCGGGCCGGCCTGCGGGCGATCAACAACGTGGTCGATGTCACCAATCTGGTGATGCTGGAATTTGGCCAGCCCCTGCATGCCTTCGACAGCGAGCGGCTCGCCCTGCTCGGCCCGGCAGGCTCTGTCAGCGCCGATCCCGGCGCCATCGGCGTGCGTCAGGCCGGCGACGGCGAGGCCTTCGAGGCGCTTGATGGCAGCAGCCATCGCCTCACCCCTGAAGCGCTGCTGATCACCTACGCCAACCAGCCGGTGGCCCTGGCGGGGGTGATCGGTGGAAGCAACGCCTCGGTGCACCCCGGCACCGGCGCCATCTGGCTGGAAGCCGCTGTGTTCGCGCCCCAGGCGGTGCGCCGCAGCGCCCGCAGCGTGGGCCTGCGCACCGATGCCAGCCATCGGTTCGAGAAAGGCCTGCCACGGGAGGTCACCCTGGCGGCGGCGGATCGTGCCGCCGCCCTGCTGGTGGAGCTTGCCGGCGGCGAGATCCAGGGCCGCTGGCTGCACCAGGCGCCTGTGGATCCCCGCCCACCGCTGGCCTTGCGCCGCGATGCCCTGCACCAGCTGCTGGGTCCCGTGCTCGTCGATGGCGTGGCGGACGACCTGGCCGATGAACGCATCACGGCCACCCTGGAGGCCCTGGGCTGCCAGCTGGAGGACAGCGAGGAGGGCTGGTGGGTCACAGTGCCCCCGTCGCGGGCGATGGATCTGCAGCGGGAGGTGGATCTGATCGAGGAGGTGGCCCGGCTCGTGGGTTACGACCATTTCGCCACCCATCTGCCGGACCCGATCTGCCCAGGCGGCCTGGAGCCTGCCCAGAAGGCCGAGCGTCTGTTGCGCCGTGCCCTTTGCGCCGCCGGACTGCAGGAATGCTGCTCGCTGTCGCTCGGGCCGGCCCACGCCCCGGTGAGCAGGGGCATTGGGCTGACGACGGCAGAGCGGGTGGCGCTGGCCAATCCTCTTCTGGCTGAATACGGCCACCTGCGTGATTCGCTGATCGACGACCTGCTGCTGGCGGCACGCCGCAACCTGCAGGCCTCACAGCCAGGCTTCTGGGCCTTCGAGATCGGCCATGTGTTCCGTGCCAACGGCGATGCCGCCGACACCGATGCGATCAGCGAGGCGAAGCTGGCGGGGGTGATCTGCGGGGAACGGCGCTCCGAGCTGTGGAGCAGCGCCGGCAAGCCCCGGCCGTTGGGGTACTACGAAGCGCGGGGTGTCCTGCAGCAGGCTCTCGGCCAGTTGTCGCTGACCTGCGACGACCGCCCCCTGCAGGGCCATGCGCTGCTGCACCCGGGCCGGGCGGCGGAGCTGGTGCTCGAAGGCCGCGCGGTGGGCTGGTTTGCACAACTGCACCCGGCCCAGGCCGAAGCCCTCGACCTGCCGGAAGCCACCCATCTGTTTGAGCTCTCGCTGGAGCCGCTGCTGCGCGCGGCCACCCGCAGCAACCGCTGGCAGCCCAGCTTCAGCCCCTATCCCACCGTTCCCGCCTCTGAACGTGACCTGGCCGTGGTGATCCCTGCCAGCGTTACGGCTGCCCAGCTGCTCACGGTGATGCGCAAGGCCGGCCGGCCGTTGCTGGAGTCGGCGGAACTGATCGACCGCTATGCCGGCAGCCAGGTGGCGGAGGGAGCCGCCAGCCAGGCCTTCCGCCTGCGCTACCGCGATGCGCGCCGCACCCTCACCGAAGCGGAGGTGGAGCAGGCCCACGCGGCGGTGCGCCAGGCCGTCGAGAAGCAGTTCGACGCCCAGCTGCGAGCCTGA
- the rpmG gene encoding 50S ribosomal protein L33 — MAKNKGVRLVITLECTECRSNPAKRSPGVSRYTTQKNRRNTTERLELKKFCPHCNKSTNHKEIK, encoded by the coding sequence ATGGCAAAGAACAAGGGCGTCCGGCTCGTGATCACTCTTGAGTGCACCGAATGCCGGTCCAACCCCGCCAAGCGGTCTCCTGGTGTGTCTCGTTACACCACCCAGAAGAACCGCCGCAACACCACCGAACGGCTCGAATTGAAGAAGTTCTGCCCTCACTGCAACAAGAGCACGAACCACAAGGAGATCAAGTGA
- a CDS encoding DUF3370 family protein, producing MIPTRFLRPCLVVIAGTLVLQAPAAHAYVALMAGQSARPLNGAFNTVPVLHSNQPEEVFGPGILVNTAPGQAIATETRQYLNNATYTFNGDFGLHVHHKYFPENASRLGGRYVRGKLTIATIVMNPGSRPVTLEMERGAVRNSFEAPYLGNHLMGVKPLGRRPWNTGPGDATSVIMLRGELDPKMPETLVVPPYSRRVLFHTRLPARGIANGLLKGRSDGPFQMAVVAAEDPETDADLFAVLDQGMLAPGRIYLDMLSKIHYGQVFSRVGGVAIGDEYQASLVHDLNQGPLHVPFTSTNRHTFGTREVQVNPLASRMIDSSLDNVGTYGVRFDVDLNLKGNGPHELVMSHPTANGRQFTAFRGSIGIRTKEGYNDVHVGLRSGESLSLASLNLVPGVNNPVRVSMVYPADATPGHLLSVVPSYQLAQLREREQRIAMARAAAAEAARQRPAPKAPPTLAAPVPVTRPASGRTASAPPPAPAPARPTPPPPAPAAAPRFLPTLVPAWIRPLPAIPLPLLNQLPGEGPNDGTQTVLLGRYREAAEAQQRFLREMMGR from the coding sequence ATGATTCCCACAAGGTTTCTTCGCCCCTGTCTGGTGGTGATCGCCGGCACGCTCGTGCTGCAGGCGCCTGCCGCCCACGCCTACGTGGCCTTGATGGCGGGCCAGTCAGCCCGTCCACTCAACGGCGCGTTCAACACCGTGCCGGTGCTGCATTCCAACCAGCCTGAGGAGGTCTTCGGCCCGGGAATTCTGGTGAACACAGCGCCTGGCCAGGCTATCGCCACGGAAACCCGTCAATATCTCAACAACGCTACTTACACTTTCAACGGAGATTTCGGGCTCCACGTTCATCACAAGTATTTCCCAGAAAATGCCAGCCGTCTCGGCGGCCGTTATGTGCGCGGCAAGCTCACGATCGCCACGATCGTGATGAACCCGGGCTCGCGTCCTGTCACCCTTGAGATGGAGCGCGGCGCCGTTCGCAACAGCTTTGAAGCGCCTTATCTAGGCAACCACCTGATGGGCGTGAAACCACTGGGGCGGCGCCCCTGGAACACCGGACCGGGTGATGCCACCTCGGTGATCATGTTGCGCGGGGAGCTGGATCCCAAGATGCCGGAAACTCTGGTGGTTCCTCCCTATAGCCGCCGGGTACTGTTCCACACCCGTCTGCCCGCCCGGGGCATCGCCAATGGCCTACTGAAAGGCCGCAGTGACGGGCCGTTCCAGATGGCGGTGGTGGCAGCGGAGGATCCGGAAACTGATGCCGATCTGTTCGCAGTGCTGGATCAAGGGATGCTCGCGCCAGGCCGCATCTACCTCGACATGCTCTCAAAGATCCACTACGGCCAGGTGTTCTCACGGGTCGGTGGCGTGGCGATCGGCGATGAGTACCAGGCGAGCCTGGTGCACGATCTCAATCAGGGCCCATTGCACGTGCCCTTCACGAGCACGAACCGCCACACCTTCGGCACCCGCGAAGTGCAGGTGAACCCGCTGGCCAGCCGCATGATTGATTCCTCCCTCGACAACGTGGGCACCTATGGCGTGCGTTTCGATGTGGATCTGAATCTCAAAGGCAACGGGCCCCATGAGCTGGTGATGAGCCATCCCACCGCGAACGGCCGCCAGTTCACGGCCTTCCGCGGCTCGATCGGCATCCGTACCAAGGAGGGCTACAACGACGTGCACGTAGGCCTGCGTTCAGGCGAGAGTCTTTCTCTGGCCTCGTTGAACCTGGTCCCCGGTGTGAACAACCCTGTGCGGGTGAGCATGGTGTACCCAGCCGATGCCACGCCCGGACACCTGCTGAGCGTGGTGCCCAGCTACCAGCTGGCTCAGCTGCGCGAGCGGGAACAGCGCATCGCCATGGCCCGTGCCGCCGCCGCGGAAGCCGCCCGCCAACGGCCCGCTCCCAAAGCTCCCCCCACCCTGGCGGCCCCAGTGCCGGTTACCCGTCCCGCCTCCGGCCGCACCGCCAGCGCACCGCCCCCGGCACCAGCACCCGCGCGTCCCACGCCTCCACCCCCGGCACCGGCTGCCGCCCCCCGTTTTCTGCCCACCTTGGTGCCGGCCTGGATCCGCCCGCTGCCGGCCATCCCGCTCCCCCTGCTCAACCAGCTGCCGGGTGAGGGCCCCAACGACGGCACCCAGACCGTGCTGCTTGGCCGTTATCGGGAAGCGGCCGAGGCCCAACAGCGGTTCCTCAGGGAGATGATGGGGCGCTAG
- the rlmD gene encoding 23S rRNA (uracil(1939)-C(5))-methyltransferase RlmD: protein MALLLPPSGTALELSITGLNHLGEGVGRWGAATEGGGERGVVVFVPQALPGEAVTARVTYQAKGHVVAELIERHNTAAERRRPPCILAERCGGCSVQHLVDEAQARWKQDLVQQALQRIGGFSLAVQPILAAAEPLAYRNRAVIPLERGPDGTLRAGFYRSGSHKIVNMNRCPVLDARIDSLIAPLKQELEASGWPVDSDLSEGGGLRHLGLRVGHHSGEVLVTLISSHSQLPGLSERADAWMERWPELVGVCLNLQPLPTNTLMGPRTEVIAGRGWLSERFCGHELRIAPDTFFQVHTPQAERLVPLLLDALEPRAGRTLVEAYCGIGTFGLPLAAAGASVRGLELHLPSVEQARLNAALNGLNGLSVESADVATALVELLPEADGLLLDPPRKGLPEQVTAVIRACPPRRVAYLSCNPATLARDLARLTQDGGLTLQSVQPVDFFPQTSHVEALAVLTAS, encoded by the coding sequence ATGGCCCTTCTCTTGCCCCCCTCCGGCACGGCCCTGGAGCTGAGCATCACCGGGTTGAACCACCTCGGCGAGGGTGTCGGTCGCTGGGGCGCAGCCACGGAAGGGGGAGGCGAGCGGGGCGTGGTGGTGTTTGTGCCACAGGCCCTGCCCGGTGAGGCGGTGACGGCCCGCGTGACCTACCAGGCCAAAGGCCACGTGGTGGCGGAGCTGATCGAGCGGCACAACACGGCGGCAGAGCGCCGGCGTCCTCCCTGCATCCTTGCCGAGCGCTGCGGCGGCTGCAGCGTCCAGCATCTCGTCGATGAGGCCCAAGCCCGCTGGAAACAGGATCTGGTCCAGCAGGCCCTGCAGCGGATCGGTGGCTTTTCCCTGGCGGTGCAGCCGATCCTGGCGGCGGCTGAGCCGCTTGCCTATCGCAACCGGGCCGTGATTCCGCTGGAGCGCGGGCCCGACGGCACCCTGAGAGCCGGCTTCTACCGCAGCGGCAGCCACAAGATCGTCAATATGAACCGCTGTCCGGTGCTCGATGCGCGCATCGACTCGCTGATCGCGCCACTGAAGCAGGAGCTGGAAGCCAGCGGCTGGCCCGTGGACTCGGACCTGAGCGAAGGCGGTGGTCTTCGCCATCTGGGCCTGCGCGTCGGGCATCACAGCGGCGAGGTGCTGGTGACCCTGATCAGCAGCCACAGCCAGCTGCCCGGGCTGAGCGAACGTGCAGACGCCTGGATGGAGCGCTGGCCTGAACTGGTGGGCGTGTGCCTGAACCTCCAGCCCCTGCCCACCAACACCTTGATGGGTCCGCGCACCGAGGTGATCGCCGGGCGGGGCTGGCTGAGCGAACGCTTCTGCGGGCACGAGCTGCGCATCGCGCCGGACACCTTCTTTCAGGTGCACACCCCCCAGGCCGAGCGGCTGGTGCCGCTGCTGCTGGACGCGCTTGAACCACGCGCCGGACGCACGCTGGTGGAGGCCTACTGCGGCATCGGCACCTTCGGCTTGCCTCTGGCGGCCGCCGGGGCAAGCGTGCGGGGGCTGGAGCTGCACCTGCCCAGCGTTGAGCAGGCCCGGCTCAATGCGGCGCTCAACGGTCTCAATGGGTTGTCGGTGGAGAGCGCCGACGTGGCCACTGCGCTGGTGGAGCTGCTGCCGGAGGCGGATGGGCTGCTGCTCGATCCACCGCGCAAAGGCCTTCCCGAGCAGGTCACGGCCGTGATCCGTGCCTGCCCCCCCCGACGGGTCGCCTACCTCAGCTGTAACCCCGCCACACTTGCCCGCGACCTGGCCCGCCTCACACAGGACGGGGGGCTGACGCTGCAGAGCGTGCAACCCGTCGACTTCTTCCCCCAGACCAGCCATGTGGAGGCGCTGGCGGTGCTGACCGCCAGCTGA
- a CDS encoding sigma factor SigF — MFPPFACYGSSSGDHEAMRRHHQQRKMRMLTYWRDGVERQLAAVNAAISTLEKQMQRDGVQPAE, encoded by the coding sequence ATGTTCCCGCCCTTTGCCTGTTACGGATCCAGCAGCGGTGATCATGAAGCGATGCGCCGCCATCATCAGCAGCGCAAGATGCGCATGCTTACCTACTGGCGCGACGGAGTGGAGCGTCAGCTCGCTGCCGTGAATGCGGCGATCAGCACCCTGGAGAAGCAGATGCAGCGTGATGGGGTACAGCCGGCGGAGTAA